The sequence ACCCCAAATGGtacccaaaaaaattataatatagatAATAAAACCACTGATTCTTTTAAGCATCTATTCCAGTGGCTAAGAGAAAAATATTGTTAgccaaatagaaaaaaataataatagtacaCATCATCAACAGGAAGAGCAAGAATTATCTAACCTCAGTGAAAGCAAGATTTACAAGGTATGAAAGAAATTGTCCACCAGTAATCATAAGAACATTCATTCCCACTAATCCTCCCCTTATTTCTGATGGTGATGCCTCTGCAATATATACAGGAGCAGTAACAGATGCTATGCCCACACCAAGTCCAACAAGTAGGCGGCCCAATATAAGAATATAAGGATCTGGTGCAGCAGCCATTACAACTGATCCAAGAGCAAAGATAATATCAGCAAGAAGAGTGGCCTTCTTACGTCCATAAGCGTCATTAATCCAACCTCCTGCTGATGCTCCAATCATGGCACCAACCAACGCCATGCTGACAATTGTTTCCTGTCAAGTCaccaaaacaataaaataaattcataggAAGAAATATTCTTAGTATCAAAATCATCTCCCGGTAGAAATAGATACTAACAAAGAGATAAGTTGAAGAAAACAAACACCATAGAAGAGATGCATAGCTCCAAATCATATCAACATTATCACTACACCCAACTAGATGGGGACCCCAACCATCATAGGAACTATGTATTTAAACTTTTGTTTTCAAACTGTGCTTTTACCCCAACCATCTTAGAAACTATGTATTTAAACTTTTGTTTTCAAACTGTGCTTTTACCCCAACTCTGTGTTCATAAAAGTATAGTTTTCCATTGTTTTTCACTTCTATAAGAAAACAAATAGTAAGAATGCACAATGTCCCACCAATAATGAAAGATTTAAGGGTAACAGCTTGTACCTGTAGAAAACTACTTTCCCTAACAGCCACAAAATCGTCTTTGATATATAAAAGTGCTCCAGATATAACACCTGCAGTTACCAATTTAATGAGATAATAATTTcaaaagaaacccaaaaaagatagagaaagaaaattgagaagaaaaaaaaagatttgaAGGAAAGCATATAAGAATATACACGAATACAGAAACATAATCACGAAGGTGCAATTTCTAACTAAACTCCAGAAACACCATAAACAAATCCAGCACATAAAGAGTCATATTTAGGGACAACGGTAAATCAAGCTAAACGGTAGGAAGATTAACACAGTaacattcccattcctattctaAGTCTAACTAATAGAAATTACATATCTTCCAGAATCAAGCATGTATGTATGCAACACATTTATACATAAACGAATAGACAAGGATATGCAGAGCATAATGAACCCTTATCTCCACAATTGTATTCagcaaatatttaaataaaattatccaCAAAGATTGGAAgcaaacaatattttatttagtaaattATTCCTTGATTACAAATAgaccaaaaaaaatatgatgCAATAGTAATTCACATGTGATGTtatagatttataaaaaaacacGATCAAACTTTTCTAGTTGGATGATCCAATAAAAAGCAAAACTCATATACACACAAttgattataataataataaaaaaataaaaagatggaTAACTAATCTATATATGGATAACGGTGAGGTAGAATACCAGTGTCGTATCCAAAAAGCAGTCCACCGATCCCAGCAACTATAGTGAGACCCATAATATAAGGGTTCTTGAAAAGTGATATCTTTCTCTCTGGGTACATATCCAAATACCCAGAGCTTCCTGGTAATGAATCGATCGTCATAATTCCAGGGAAGAAAATAATAACGAAGATTTACTCTTCCACTAAACGCAAAACACCCCAGAGAtcaaacaatatatatttctatgATCTTTTCTTTCTCAAATCCGAAAATAGTGAACTGAATTTCCAGATGAAAATTGATCAAAATAGAGAAATCccagttaaattttttttcttgaagaaTTTCTCTTCCACTCCAAGTGAATTTGAATACTCAGAAATCAATCCCAAAAAAGGTATGATCCAATGAAGCAATTTCGAGCTCCCTTTTCCAATAATTAAGAAAAGATATACTTAGGTGAAGCGGAAAGAAAAAGTAggagaaaactgagccttttcCGTTGAAGACAGCTGAGTGACCCGTGAAGGAGGCCAGGCCAGGCAATTGACGGTTGGAGATTGTGATGGTGGAGGAGAGAATTGAgagacaaagagagagagagagagaggggagagagagagagagaggtaggaGGAGCCATTTCTGGACAATATAAAGGGAAATAAAAACGGGTTGGGTTTggtttttcagaaaaaaaaaataataataaggggGTAGGGGTTTTGGATTGGGTAATCTCAGAAAGTAACTGCCTATCCCTCACTGACCAATAGATTTCTCGCTTTATGTGGAAAACTGTTGGGTCAAACATAAATTGGGCAACCACCTGTCACTCTGTGTCTGTGTGTCTCTACTTATCTGTTGTCTGTGAATGTGTATCACGTGACATATTTGGAACTTTTCGTACGTTAATGAAATAAATTTCTTTTTGCCACAGAAACAAATAATTtatgctaaaaaaaataaaggaaagtgttttttttttctgaataatTAAAggaaagtttatttttttattaacaatAAAGGAAAGTTAATAACTACAAGAATATATTTTGGAATTAATCATACGTACCTTATAAGATTATTGAGGATGGGGATGATCACAAATATGAGAgcaaaactaatataattaatgatGATAGAGTAGAAAAAAGAGCGTATGCCGTTTATTTGCTCTGAGGCAGTTATTTTCCTTTTATGGTTTTTTCATCTTTTACTGACTTTCTGCCGACCATCTCAACCCATAATTCTGCTCTTCACCCCTGTTTTGTCATCTCTGATCATTCTCATGGATCCCTTAACTCATAAAATGAAAGGTATTATCAATTTAGAGGAAAGGAGGAGTCGATACTTGCTTTTGATGAGGAAGAGGTTACCAGTTTGGATGAGACTAAAGATCATTGCCTCCTTGCTCGTGTACTCACTAAGAAACCAGTTTATTTGTCAACTCTGCAAAAACAAATGAAAGGCCATTGGGATGGACGGTTCCCTGCAAAGATAACTGAAAAAGAGACTGATTTGTTCATGGTTTCTTTCGGCTGTGAAGGAGATATGGAAAGGGTCCTTACCTAAGAGCCTTGGCATTTCCAAAACCACCACATTGTACTTCAAAAACCTTCTGCTTTGCAAAACTTGACCCCATCTGATCTCAGGTTTTCCCCCTTTTGGGTACAAGTTTATAGTGTGCCTTTTCTCAGTAAATCAAGAGGGTTGGCAAAGGCTTTGGGTAACATTATTGGGGAATTCATGGAGGTTTTTATTGACTCACTGAATGAGGGCTGGGGGCCTTTCTTGCGGATCAGAGTGAAAATTGATGTTACTAAACCATTGAGAAGGGGTCGAAATATCCGTCTGCAACAAATCCGAGACAAGTTTTGGGTGGATTTCCGCTATGAGCGACTGCCTGGATGGTGCATGGAATGTGGTTGTTTAGGCCATCCTTATCAGAAATGTTCAACTTTCCTTGAACTTATTGATAATGGTATAGAACCAGAACTCGCTTACAGGCCTACTATCAAGGGGGCTGCTTTGCCATCTTCGGGTTACGATCGATATAGAACAGACTTCTCCAAAGGCAATGCTTGGCCTTTAGTTACCCGATTAGCAAGGAAAACCATCATGAATACAATTCCTGCTCTCTCTTCGTGGTCAGCCATAACCCAACACTCTGCTGTATGGGGAATCGTCAAACACTCTGAACACATTCTCTCATGCCATTTTAAACCAGAATGTTGTTGGTAACAATCAATCCCCTTTGGACAATCTTCAAAACAACAGCAGTACTCCTATTTCCTTTACACCATCAACATTGAATTCTGCTTCTTTGGTTCATAATGAAATTACAATGGCCATCACTTCAACGAATTCCGAGGCTGATGCAAAAAAGAAGGCACCAGAAAGCATGAATCAGCCCCCTGCTGGAGCAAACTCTGATGTTACTCCAGCAAAAAATCATTATACTGCTGCATTTGGATTTCAGGGTGGTTCTCAACGTGTTGGTCTGCCTACTGGTACACAATCTGCCACTAATTTTGAAGCACCATCATCAAAGGTTTCAAGTATTACTAAGGTTGGTACCTTTGTACCATCATCCACTACTTTGCCAACATCACCAAATGAGAGTGATTTGACTGAAGTTTTCATGCTAAACATTGGACAACCTCTGGGATATGTTGCTACCTATCCACCTGAAGCAAACACAACTAATCTCTTCAACATTGCCTCCAACTTCACTGGACAACCATCTCATACTCCTATTATGTCTGATGCCACCACTACCATGACCACAACTGCTCTATATGGTAAAGAAAACCAGTCACCTAATTGAGTTTCAAAGAGGCTTTCTAAACATATGTCAATGCGTAAGGCTTTAAAGCGTTGTAAAGGGCAGAAACTCACTTTCTCAAATTCAGATTTGTCTACTGATGCTGAGATGAATCAGAATGTTTCTGATGCTGATGCAGATCCTTCTGGCTCCTTTGACAACTTTGCGGAGGCTGCATTACAGCCCCGCAAATTGCCATGAAAATTCTAAGCTGGAATGCGTGTGGTTTGGGGAATCCTAGCGCATTCAGACAACTTCGTTTGCTTGTAACTGAGCAAACTCCtcatgttttatttattatggaaactaaattagattgtaatgTAGTTACTCGTTATCGTCAAGCTTTACGTTTTTCTAATGGTCTAGAAGTTCCTAGGGTCGGGTTAAGTGGGGGTTTACTTTTGTTATGGAAAGACAATGTTGATGTAACTCTTCTTAATTATAATCTAAATATTTTTGACTGCTACATAAAGTCTGATAATGGCCAATCTTGGCACTTCTCTGCCTTCTATGGCACACCTGAAACTCACAAACGAATTCATACCTGGACACTGCTAGAGAGATGCAAGGATGTTGCACCCTTGATGCCTTGGCTCGTGATTGGGGATTTTAATGAAATACTTTCTAACGACAACAAACTTGGTGGGGCTTTACGGAATGAGCAACAAATGGACAAGTTTAAATCAGTATTGGATACTTGTTATCTTTATGAACAACCTTTCGAAGGAGACCCATTCACTTGGATTAAAGGGCGCCACAATGTAAATACTATCAAAGAACGACTTGATTGGTGCTTCATTAATGACCAATGGCAAAACAGTTTCCAACCGATTATAACAAAGCACTTGGACTACTACAATTCAGACCATCGAGCCATTTCAGTTGAAGTACTCCCTTTGGATACTCGaaagaatgaaattaaaaagCTATCAAGATTCAGGTTCGAAAAAATGTGGCTGTCCGACACAGCAGCAACTGATATCATTCAGCAATATTGGAAGAAGGATCTGCCAGGTACCACGATGGATAAATTTTGCACTAATCTTAAGTCTGTATCTGACTCTCTTCAACAGTGGCACAACATGAAATACggtaactgttgggttttatgccctaaataaaactcattttatataatcagatttacttattaataaagatcagaaataacattttatgttgcatggttcacatgatttatttcatgattataggtatataatgtatgaagtctttttaagtccagaacatatgagttggttaaagattatagtgttgtcagcacagtggaatataatctttattatatgttcaaaagtagattccctgatttgtcagaacactggatttagactgacatggtataatcagcgataggtattcttacaccttggaaaagtgttatgtcctttccaggacattggcaaagtttaccagtatcggatgcatggagtatgcattggaatggaccgatattgaactttgattagatatgttgaaatttaccgtaatatctattcaattcaatatcaactgttgatcctagatcacatgatcgaaatcctgatatggttaggctcaatttcaagagtgttactcgtgttctttgatttgttagttaagcccagttttgtatcagggtaatacgtacattttgggaacacggtaatacaattgagtgggggagcgctaacataaatatggaatctatagcttctatttggcaaatagaagtaaaggatgatttccttcgagcttaac is a genomic window of Cannabis sativa cultivar Pink pepper isolate KNU-18-1 chromosome 9, ASM2916894v1, whole genome shotgun sequence containing:
- the LOC133031367 gene encoding uncharacterized protein LOC133031367; translated protein: MKILSWNACGLGNPSAFRQLRLLVTEQTPHVLFIMETKLDCNVVTRYRQALRFSNGLEVPRVGLSGGLLLLWKDNVDVTLLNYNLNIFDCYIKSDNGQSWHFSAFYGTPETHKRIHTWTLLERCKDVAPLMPWLVIGDFNEILSNDNKLGGALRNEQQMDKFKSVLDTCYLYEQPFEGDPFTWIKGRHNVNTIKERLDWCFINDQWQNSFQPIITKHLDYYNSDHRAISVEVLPLDTRKNEIKKLSRFRFEKMWLSDTAATDIIQQYWKKDLPVAQHEIR